The Cervus canadensis isolate Bull #8, Minnesota chromosome 5, ASM1932006v1, whole genome shotgun sequence genome contains the following window.
TCTGACTTTCATGgcctcatgaaagtgaaagaaaaacaaactcgtGTCTCACACCAGACAGACCTTGTGGTTTTTAAGTCCTTCACGTCACTGATCCAGAACTAAGTTGTGAACCTGAtttcacttcaataaaatatgccTGCTGGGGTCACTGTCGTCCTATTACACGGCCTGATGGGTCAGGAGTATCCAGGAGCCACTACCATAGTCCCTTTATCCTCTTTAGTTTGTTGTGGACCTGCCTTtcctgaggtgttttttttttttttttttttgactgagtcAGTTAGCACCCaggagcttagttccccaaccagatatCAAACTGGGCCCCACacagtggaagctcggagtccgaaccactggactgccaaggattGCCCAGTTGggcctttaaaaaattgttttttgcaGGAGGCCTTTAAATGCCAAGCAAGGAACTTGTACCTATGGAGAGGTGGGGGCCTGAGCCCAGCTAGTGGGCTGCAGGGCCGAGGTAAGGTGGGAGGGAGCTACAGCCAGCACCCCCAGCGGCCAGTTGTTCTCCAAGCCCATACCAGGGCCAGAAAAGTCTCCCCATGGGTTTCATTCTAAGTGGACCAGTGCACAGCAGTGCCGCCCCAGCCTGCGGCCCCCGCTTGGAGGAAACGTCCCCAGTTCAGAAGCAGCAGACCCCACACTGGGCCTCGGGAATTGCTCCTCGTCCTCCCGGAGTCTGACATGGAAGGAGAGATTGCTCCTTGTGCCCCTTTCAGTTAAAAAGTCGTCTGTCCCTCAGAAATGGAAGCAGCTGTCGAGGTTGCAGCGGACGGTGGTCCTCTTCCTGCTGGCAGTCCTGATGCTCTTCGGCCTCCGGTCCTATGTCCACGTGGCGGATGAGTGGACAGGTACCAGCTGCGTGATCCTCGGGGGTCCTGAGGGCTGACTAAGGGGTGGCACAGCGATCTGGCAGCGGCGGGAGGTGTAGACTTCAGCGCATTGGCAGGAAGCGAGATAAGGAGAAACCTAGAATGTTCCCAGTCCCCCGCTATAAGGTGGCTGTTAATCTGCGGTGTGTGACTGTTTCCCAGACATGCTGTGAGAAGCGGGGTGACGTCCCAGCCGCCTCACACCGAGATCCAGGTCCGAGGGTACACGCGGAGTCTGCGTGCACTGCAGTGCTGGGAAGCAAGCGCAGGTGCCGGGAGGAGGGGCAGCTCCCTCCTGGCTTCTCGGAGGAGGACAGCTGCAGAGCCCCGCGGCTTGCTCCTGTGAATGGCCTGTGTGCCACTGTGGGCCCTCCttgaagtggaaaaaataaaagccaagtgTTTGGGTTGTGGGTGGGGATAAAGACAAGCTGCCAGGAGCTATGGGCAGGGTTTGCTTCCCTGTGACCACTCTGGAATTCCTTGACCTGCCCTTTTCGGAGGTCCCAGCCTGTCCCTTTCCAGGAGTGCTGGCTGTGTAGGTGCTGTTTCCAGCGCCCTTTGGCTCTCCTCTGGACCTTGAGGTGTATTTGAGATAAAATAGACTCTCCTGTTTAGCTGTGGACAGCAGGTCGGCGGCAGCATGGCAGATGAGACCAGCAAATCCTCCCGTCTTGCCAGCTCCTCGGAAAGCAGCTGAGAACCCAGAGACCGTGGCGGGGCTGTCGCCTCAGGTACTTGGAGTAAACTCAACGTGGAGTCGTAACTGGGGTCCAGGCCAGAAGCGCTTCAGCACAGCGTGGGCTGTTTGAGAGGGACTGGGAAGAGTTCTGCTTCCTGCCCTGTGTCTGAGGTTTTAACCTAACCTCCTTGCTCTGGGCTGGTGGGACGGAGGAGacgtggggagaggaggagggccaTCCTGTCCTCCGTCCTCTGCCCGTGTGGCGCTCCGGGTCCTTGGGAGGTGAGACAGATCGAGCCTTTTCTCTGGGAGCTACTGGCCGGGGGCGGTCAGGCGGGGGCTCCACTCTGGACCTGCCCAGATGGAGGTGCTGGGGCCTCAGCATCACAGTGGGGTCAGCAGGGAGGACTGGGAGTTGGCAGGTGCGTGCTGCCTGCCATCCACAAAGGGTGGGGCGGGGTGAGGCCTCGTCCTGGGGGCCCGGAGCCGTCCAGGGTGGGGGGCGTGGGCGGGAGAGCACGTGGAGCCTAGAGGGTGATGGGGTCAGCCAGAGCCGGGGAGAGTCCCCCCCAGGGGAGCCGGCCTTTGAGAGCCCAGGATGCTCCCTGTGGGGACACACTCCCACGGGCTGGGGTGTCCACGTGGGCCCAGGCGCCCCCAGGGAGAGGCTCTGGGACTGATGCCGGCCTCACGCCCCACAGTGTGCCTGGGAGGGACGGGAGGCTGCTCTCACCCCGTCTCTCTGGAAGgcctgtgtgtgagagagtggtTTCTCCCTTTAGAGCCAAGCGCGTTCCTTCTGTCACTTCTGTGGCCACTCTCTTGTGTATTGACTTCACGGTCCGTGACACAGAACGTGGCTGTCTCCCCACCAAGAGACAGGTTTCCACACCTCAGCCTCGGTGACCTGGACTCTGGTGTCCAGGAGGGGCCTGGAAATGAAGGCGTGAACATCTCCGTCTCCTGTGGAGCGAGTCTTGGGGCCCCTGCGCACCCTGAGGCTGCTGGCACCTCCTCTCTGGGTCCGACACTCGTCCCCGAGACCTGCTTCATCCGTGGGGCTGTGTTTCGGCCGCACCTGCTCTCGTGACCCGGGGGCCCGGCTCGGTGGGGTTTGAATCTTGGAAGGGGGGTATCTTCACGGATCCTCCTCCAAGGTGTCCATGGGTGCTGCAGCCAGAGGCTTTTCCATTCACGAGTCTGTGTCCTTGTGAGCTGGAGGAGTTGCTGTCACAGCCCCTGTTGGGCGGCTGGAGCCAGGACGAGTGCGCCCTCCCACAGCGCTTTGTCACTGACCGGCCGCCTCTGCCGCAGACTTCCGAGGCTGAGGTGGGAGTCCCGGGCGCAGGCCTGGGCAGTGTCCTCTGTGGCTCCATCGACGGGGATGGGGTGGCTCAACCCTGCCCTGCTACCCTTAGGGTCTGACTCCCAGACACGCTCTGGCCAGGGGCTTAACCGACCCTCCAGGGCTACACTCGCCCGTTGGCAGAGCCTCCGTCAGGCAGTCAGAGCCAGGAGCTGCTGAGAAAGGGGCTCCTCCCAAAGCTGCGCATTGtaggaaaaatggaaatcatttcctttaggaaactGCAGCTGCTCAGCCAGTCCACAGCGCTCCCTGTGTGGTTCCAGGTCTGACTGGGGAGGGGGAGCGTCCTAGAAGCGGGATGGAATCATCGCACAAGTGACCCTTGTCTCTGTCCAGAAGCCCCAAAGGCATTTCCGACGAGGACCCCCCAACCTGCAGACGAGAGCGCCCGATGGAGACACCCAGGAGAGGAGGCAGGCCCAGGcccagaggagggcagaggtGCTGGGAGAGGCTGGCTGGAGAGCAGAGGCGCAGAGAGACGGCCTCAGGTACCGGGAGCTTAGAGATGGTCTGAATGTGGGCACCAGTTTTTCCTGGTGTTTTTTTTATAAGAGAAATTGCTAACAAGTGTTTTCCTTGTTTCACTTTGCGCACCCTCGTGGAGCAGGGCGGCTGCTGGCTCGTCTACTCGCGGCCTCCCTGGGCGGCGTTCGCGTTTGGGCCTGAGCTCGGCGCGGCCTGCGGCATCCACACCTCTGTCCCTGTCCTGAGTATTCTCGTTTCTCTCCCCACAGCTGGAGGGGCGCAGGGACCAAGCCACCGCAGGGCACTGAACCTCCTGGCGAGAAGGCAGAGCTCCCCCCCAGGCCTTCCCCGAAGGCAGTGAGGTTTCAGGCCAACCCAGGTAGGGTCTGCCTGCCCCCTCCGGGCCTCAGCTGGCTTGGTTCCGAGGGTCACGGCGAAGGACACACTTGAGAGTTGGGGCCGCGCTGCAGCTCCTGCCATCCGTCTAAAGTCTGCTCAGCCTCGGACAGCCAGGTGgaccaggctcctgtgggtcagGCGTCCCTGTAGCTTTGGTGACGGTGTCTGGCTCTTGGACAGACGTCTTTCAGGGTCCAGTGCTGCAgctattttagcttttattttgtattctagTATAGATgattaatggagaaggcaatggcaacccactccagtgttcttgcctggagaatcccagggatgggggcccctggtgggctgccgtctatgggttcgcacagagtcggacacgactgaagcgacttagcagcagtagcgtAGATGATTAACTGTTGTGAGAGTCTCAGATGAACAGGGAAAGGACTCAAccgtacatacacatgtatccgcTCTCCGGCAAACTCTACTCCCATGTAGACGGCTATGTAGCGCTGAGCAGGGTTCCGTGTGCTGTGAAGCAGACCCTTGTTGTTGACCCGTTTAGAGTAGAGCGTGACAGGCATCTGTCCCAACTTCCTGTCTCCTCCCTGTTTTCCTTCTCCGGAAGGAAGGTTCATTCTCAGCCTATgggtccttttctgttttgcaagtaagtttatttgtatcgtTTTTCTTAGCTTCtatatataagggatgtcataggaTACTTCTTTGTCTGAGTTATTTCATTCACTATGACAATTTTtaagtccatccacgttgctgaaaatgccattatttcattcttttgagtggctgagtaatattctgttgtatgcatgcaacacattttctttatttctgttgacggacatttacgtcgcttccatgtcttggctgctgtaaacagtgttgcagtaAACATTGGGGGGCTTGCATCCTTTCAGTCATGTTTTTCTCCGGAGGTATGGCCAGGAGTGGgtagctgggtcatatgatagctctattactagtgttttaaggaacttCTGTATTGTTCAGACAAGGCTTTCTTGTCCGGGTCACCAGCGCCTGGCACGATTGATGTCCACAAACCAGACTGCACACCCAGGCTTACTGGTTCCTCTGCTTCCGCTCCTTCGCTGTTTCCTGGAGGGTGGTCCCTGCTGGGACTTGGTGGAGGCTGACGAGCCTGGGCCGGGTGCAGTTTCCGCTTGGGCCTTCACTGCGGCCTAAGGAGCCCCTGCGGCAGCCTCACTCGCTGTGGGGCCACAGGGCAGCTCTGTCTGGGTGCCCATGCCCTGCGttcctcctcccagcctcccagaACGAGCGCCAGAAGGCCGTGGTGGATGCCTTCCTCCACGCGTGGGCTGGATACCGCAAGTTCGCCTGGGGCCACGACGAGCTGAAGCCCCTGACCAGGTCCTTCAGCGAGTGGTTCGGCCTCGGCCTCACGCTGATCGACGCCCTGGACACCATGTGGATTCTGGGGCTAAAGAAAGGTACCTGCTCGTCCCTGCGGTGGGCTTGAGCTCGCCACGCGTGACCCTCGGGCCCGAGTGAGCCTGGGCTGGGAGGTGACCACACGCCGCGTCCTGCTGGGCTGTGCGTCCCCGTCCTGGCTGCCAGCGTGGCTGTGCTCTGTCCTCACACGTCCGTGCGCCCTGCGCCTCCGGCAGAGCGCCGAGTGTGGCAGAGGGCGGAGTGCAGGGCTGTTTGCCGCCCGTGTTTCTGTTGCGGTCAGGAGGGCCCTGTGGTGGGAGGCGACACGTGCGCCGCCGCAGCGGCCGGCAGCGCCCTAAGTCTCCCTCTCAGTCCTTGTCGGTGCAGACAGGGTAAGACGGGCGACGTGCCCCAGATGTTTCTGAGCCGGCGCGCTCACGGCCCCGTCCGTCTTCCAGTCGCACTGCCGCCTCCACCACTCACTGTCTCGTGCTCCTCGGTCGTGTGGCTTTGACGTCGAGCGCTTGTGCTCACGCTGCACGGCCTTCCCCCACTGCCCGCTGGCCCCGTGTTTTCTGTGCGGTTGGAGGACTCCTGGGCTCCCCCTCTTGCATGAGGAGGTGGTGCCGAAACCCTGCAGGGGATGTGCGTAGCCCCAGAGGGAGCGGTCAGGCGGATGCTGGACTGTTAATTTGTTCCTGTACCTCTGCTGTTTCACGTGGCAGAATTTCAAGAAGCCAGGAAGTGGGTGTCCAGGAAGTTACGGTTTCAGAAAAATGTGGACGTCAACCTGTTTGAGAGCACAATCCGGATCCTGGGGGGGCTGCTGAGTGCATTCCACCTGTCTGGAGACGTCCTCTTCCTGACGAAGGCTGTGAGTGTCCCGGCCTCAGGGCTGCTCGCGTCCGGGGGGGACTGGGGTCTCAAGTGCTCAGCAGTCAGTGATTTTCTCGTGGGATTGGGCTGCGGCAGGCGTTTGTTTCCAGTTCTGCCTCCTCCCGCTCTTGAGTCTGCTTCCGAGCACATGGGTGGCTGAAGCAGCGTTGTGCCAGCCTGCTGCCTGCCCGTGAGGTCATTCTGAACTGATTGAGTCCAGCTCGGGTTTTGTAGCTGGCAGGGTTAAGGTCAGGTGAAGCCAGCACACTTGGGTCTGTCCACTGAATTACATGAAAATGGGTATCGGGTTTACTGTCGTGTCATGGAGACAAGGCCTCTGAGCAGCAGGACTCGTTGACTGATCGCTGTGTTGTGTATCAGGAGGATTTTGGAAATCGGTTAATGCCTGCCTTCCGAACACCCTCTAAGATTCCGTACTCCTTTGTAAACATCGGCACCGGAGTTGCTCACCCACCCCGATGGACCTCTGATAGCACGGTGGCTGAGGTGACGAGCATTCAGCTGGAGTTCCGAGAGCTCTCTCGTCTCACGGGGGATAAGAAATTTCAGGTATGGAGGGGCTCTGCTTCCGGCTGGTGCGGGTTTTCTGCGGGGCCATCTCTGGCTCATGGAGGCACGTGCAGGTCTGTGTGGTCATGGGTCCTGGGCCATGAGAGTCCTGTCGGTTTTGGTTCTTGTCCCACGTTCTCCTGGAGAATCGCGTTTTCTGGTGATACCAGAGGTGCAGACGGGAGATGCCCTGACCGGAGGCTGAGTCCTCTGCCTGGCCCGCCCCCGTGCAGTCCCATGTCCTCAGGGCCCCGACAGCTGACGGCTTGTCCTGCCGCGCTTGGCGTGGCCTGGAGTCCACTTGCCGTTGTCCTGGGCCCTCCTGCAGTGGCGAGGCCCGCCTGCTCTGCTGTGGCTGAGTGCCACGGGGTGTGTTGGAGCTCTGGGCTTTGTAATCAGGTCAGTGTAGGTGATGTCGTGGTTGTCCCATTTGTGGCATCCAGGCTGGGCCCTGCACACAAGTGTCTTGGGTGGGCAGCTGGAGTGGTGTGCGGCGTGGCTCTTGGTATGGGGGTGGGGCAGTGCGGACCCCCGAGTCTTCCTCCCAGGGAAAAAGTCCTAATTTGAAGACCTGGACCAGAAAAAGGCCTCAGGTGTGTCAGGGACTGCTGTGGTCACAGCAGTCTGCAAGGCCGTGAGCTTCTATTCACTACGGGCTTCCTTGGTTTCCAAAATGCCTCCCTCAAATGTTCCGGGGACCCTGCCACCTGAGCCCAGAGAACAGACAGCACCTGAGTGGGTGGGACCCACACTAGTCCCACTGACTTTCAGTGCCCACCCCGCTCTGCCTTGTAGAGCGGCTTGGCACAGTGAGAGGCTTCAGCTTATGTAGTtcctgctgcagtcaccatagcCCTTCCGAGTTGAAACTGGAGAAACCAAGGCAGGGAGGGTGCTGGTTACTTGTGCAAGATCAAAGGTAGTGGGAGATGGGGGATTCTGACCCACTGCATCTACCCTTgagtcttttttcttctattttttatcCATATcagtatttaatattaaattgaaTGTAAAGTGAATACCAAATCTGAAAGTCCTCTACCTGTCATCGCTttcttaaaaaacacacacagcacagaataCAGCACAATGACTACTCTCTGTGAACAGCCACGTGGCATCAGCGCGTTCAGACCATTGTGTAGCCATCATCACCGTCAGATCCCCAAACTGACCCCCTGTCCTCAACTAGACAGTAACTCCCCACTCTCCCAGGTCCTGGACACTagcatctactttctgtctccatgaaaaatacttccattttttaaaattttgcctctttcttttcttatgtgGTAAGAaaatcacataacataaaattcgcCACCATAAAACCATCTTGAAGCGCCCAGTTCATAAGTGTTCAACCTGTTCACACAGCTGTGAAATGGATCCCCATAACTTTCTCATCTGATGAGCAGAAGCTCTGCACGCATTACATACTGACTCATTTCATTCTATGAAGTGTGCTGTTGAAGGTCTGTCACATAGGTGGAGTCATACAACGTCTCTCCTCGTAAGAATGGCTCGTTTCATGCAGCGTAGTGTCCGCAGGGTTCACCCACAGAGTaacatcagaatttccttccttttgaaggctgaataatattccatcgtacGGAGGGACCACACTTTGCTTTTCCATTCACCCATCAGCAGACACTGGTTTGCTTCCACTGTGGTCACAGTGAATGGCGCACTTCTGAACACGGCTGTAATACCAGCCTGTTAGACATAATCCCTGGAACTCAAATTATGAGAGCATGAGGCCACTCAGTGCTCAGTGTTTCTGAGGAAACGCCATGCCGTTGTCCCAAGAAGCCGTACCATTCTGGATTTCCACCAGCAGCGCACAAGTGTTTCAATTTCTACACATCCTTGCaacacttgttttctgttttttgttttgatagtagccattgaGGTGAGAGTGAGGTGATATCTGATTCTTGTGGTATCTATTTCCATTTCATTAATGATCAGTGATGTTAAACACTTTTTCATATgcctatttgtatgtcttctttggcaaAATGTCTATGAAAATCCTTGGCCCTCATGTGAATCAGGTTgttgaggttttttgttgttgtgttgtagGAATTCTCTATACATTCTGGACAGTAATCCTAAATCAGATATGTGgcatgcaaatatttttctctcatctGTAGTTTGAGTGTTTCCCGTGTGGATGGTGTCCTTAGATGGACAAGAGATTTTCATTCTCAAGGAGTCAGTCTCTGTTCTGCCGCCTGTGAAGCAGGTCTTCTGTTCCAGTCCCTGGATGAAATGTCAGGTGCTGCCCGAGTTCCGGGAACCCTGCTAACGATGGGGGGACACACCTCGTTCACGTGAGGTCCCCGCACCCGAGGGCAGTTCCGCCTGGAATGAGCCACTTGCTCATAAGGGTCACTTGCAAACACACGTATTGCCATGTCTTGGTGGTTGTGAGATCACAGAGGCGTAAAGCTGCTCACTCCAGGGAAGTGTGCGCATTGATGGGCGTGTAACTGTTGGGTCCGGAGGACGGTGAGGAAATGCGCACGGAGCCTTGGGCACAGACACACGTGCTGCCCCGGCTTGATCGGAGCCCAGGTGGGATGGGTCTTGAAAGGGAATAGATGTTTCCTGGTGGCTGAGGACTTTGGGGCAGTTATCATGAGCAGCAACCTTGGGCTGGGAAACAGATGTGCCTGCCAGCCCGGCAGGAAGTGGGAGCACAGGGCAATCTTCAAGAGGAGGTGCCAGGCCCACAGCTGTGGCCTCAGACACTGTCCCAggtggaggctgggaaatgtctCGAGGACGGGTATAGTCCCGCGGTCGGCCATCCTGGCGCTGTGTCGGAGGGCAGCCTCTCCGCGCAGCCCACCCGCTCACCGCCCCCACTGTCTGCCCCAGGCCGCCGCAGAGGAGGTGACGAGGCGCGTGCATGCCCTGCGCGGGAAGCTGGACGGGCTGGTGCCCATGTTCATCAGCACCAACAGCGGCAGCTTCACCCACCTGGGCATGTTCACCCTGGGCGCCAGGGCCGACAGCTACTACGAGTACCTGCTGAAGCAGTGGATCCAGGGCGGGAAGAAGGAGAGCCAGTGAGGCCTGTTTTTCTGCCTTCAGGGCGGCCCCCGGGGCTCGGGGTGGCGGGGCCCTCTGTGGGGAGGCTGTTTCTGTCCATCCGAGTGCAGAGCAAGGACCGGCCACGGGGCATGGCTCCTCCTCGCTGGGCAGCAGGGGTCTTCCTTGGGGTTGTGGCTGCTTGGTCATTGGCTCCAGCGGGAGGCAGCCGGGGACATGAGGGTCTCCTCGTGCTCAGGGCTTGGACGCTGAACACGCAGACATTCCCAGGGAGCAGCCTTGTCCAattataaaacagagataaaCCCCCGTGGGGTGCTGGGTTCTCTCAGCCTCAAGCCTGGGGGTGACTGTGGCCCAGGAAGTGTTACTGACAGGAGAGCCCGCAGGCTGGTTCCGGGTGAATCAGGCTGGCAGAGGCTGGTCTCCAGTGGCCCCTTGGGGCTGGTTGGGAGGCACTGGCCTCACTGGAGTGGGGGCGGCCCAGAAGCCCATGAGGCTGACCCCCCATGGGGCTGGCGGGGCCGGGCCTCATAGATCCCAGAACAGGGACCGCAGCTTGGGGTCACGCCCTGTTTGTGGAACTGAGGGCTGTGCACCCACCTGGCCAGAGCACACAGGCCCCGCTGGTCTGCACAGGCTGCTGGAAGACTACCTGGAAGCCGTGGACGGGATCAGGAAGCACCTGCTCGCTAAATCTGAGCCCAGGAAGCTGACCTTTGTGGGGGAGCTCAACCACGGCCGCTTCAGCGCCAAGATGGTGAGTGGGAGCGTATTTCCCCGATCCGGCCTCAAGGCAGCTTGGGGACCCAGCCTCTGTGCTTGATGTCTGATGGCTCTGAGAGCGGGGATGACCCGGGGAAACTCGTGATCCTGGCTGTGGAGTGTGAGCGGTCCCGGGTGGATGTGGGTGTCCCGTGACAGCAGCAGGAGGGGCTGAGGTCTGCGGGGTGCCAAGACCCCCAACCCAgagcccccacctcctccaggacccCTGCCCTGCAGCAAGTCTCCGCTTCCATGCTCTCGGGGAACCCCCACTCCCAGTTGCACCCCCTCCTGCAGCCAGGGCTCCATCGACCTTTAAGGTGGTCCTTCCAGAAGCTTCTCCCTGCCCGTGTGGGGCCCCAGGTGCTTGGCCTGCAGCTCCGTGCCCTGTCTGAGGCCCGACGGCGCTGGACCCGCTGATGCGGTGACCCCGTGGTTTCAGGACCACCTGGTGTGCTTCCTGCCGGGGACACTGGCTCTGGGTGCCCACCACGGCCTGCCTGCTGAGCACATGGAGCTGGCCCAGGCGCTCATGGACACCTGCTACCAGATGTACCGTCAGATGGAGACGGGGCTGAGCCCTGAGATCGCACACTTCAACCTGCACCACACGAAGGCTGTGAAGGACGTCCAGGTCAAGGTGAGCCGGGctgggcccagggctggggccagAGGGGAGTGCTGGGAGGCACCgcctgagcccatgtgcctcccCAGGCGGCCGACAGACACAACCTGCTGCGGCCCGAGACCGTGGAGAGCCTGTTCTACCTGTACCGCCTCACGGGCGACCGCAAGTACCAGGACTGGGGCTGGGAGATCCTGCATAGCTTCAACACCTACACGCGGGTGAGCCCCCCAGTGTCCCCAGGGCCTCAGTGTCGCCTCCCAGGGGCTGCATGGGGAGGCCCTGCCCTGCCGTGAGGGCCCGGGGGGTCGGGGCGTCCGTCTGTCCTGTCTGGGGGACAGCTGTGTCGGGAGGGTCCCTGCAGTGGCTTGAGGCACACAGAACGTGTCTCTCCTGGGTCTTCTGTGCGGCTTGGGCAGCGTGTTTCCACTCAGCGGGTGGGTGACCTCTGGGCCGCTACGCCCCAGGCCGGGGGCCACAACCAGCTGCACCCCCTGCTATGCCCAGGGCCCACTGCCCACCCTGGCAGGGCTGAGACTTGACCTCCGCCCTGTGGCCCCTGAGGTGGACTCTACACCCCTCAGGTGGCCTTGGGGCCTCTGTGAGGCCTGCACGGGTTTTGGAGGTGGCACTTGGCATCTGATCACTGAAGGGAACCATGGCTGACCTCCAGGGTGGCCATTCCCCCTGTTGGCTTTGGTGTCCTCCccgccccaggccctgccctggggggCCGTgtgttctggggtggggggggcggcgcCTCTGGCTGGCAGCCCTCCAGAGGGCTGAGCCAGCATTGTGATGCTGTGGCCTCGGCTCTCGAGCAGGTCCCCTCGGGCGGCTATTCTTCCATCAGCAACGTCCAGGacccccgccacccccagcccagggataaGATGGAGAGCTTCTTTCTGGGGGAGACGCTCAAATACCTGTATCTGCTCTTCTCCGACGACCCCGACCTGCTGAGCCTGGACACCTACGTGTTCAACACAGAGGCTCACCCCCTGCCCATCTGGGCCCCCTCCTAGGGCGGGACGGCTCTCGAGTAGGCGCTGCCCAGGAGGCTGACGTGTGCTGTCCGCGAGGATGCCTGTCTGCAAGACCTGGGCCCTGACCTTGGCTGTGTGGTGTCCCCCCAGCTGGCGGCACGTGCTCCGGGCCGGGCTGGTGACAGAGGCCAGTGGGCCACAGGGCCAGGATGTTTCGGGGCCTCGTAGCTGCTCGGGGTGGCCACTGGGCATCCGGTGCTCTGCCGCTGGTTCTGTGCTCCTCGCCTGGTTCCTGTTGGATCACCATTTGGAACACGTTGGAATAAATGGGCGATGTGATTCTGGGGATCCTGTCCACTCAGCgagtttcttccttcttcctagaAAATCAAATCATGACTACATTCCTGAAGCCTGAACACACTCCCGCTGCCCTGCAAGGGCTTCCTCAGGGTCCTGGGCGTCTGGTCACCCCAGGCCACTTTGGCCCAGAGCCCGCGATGTGATCAGAGACGGGCTGAGGGTACGGCCCGGTGCAGCCCAGCTCGGGGTCACAGCCTGTGAACACGCCCGACCCAGGGGCTCGGGGCGTCCTGACCTCATGTGGATTCGGGCTCCTGGCTGGCTGCGGTGTTTACACGTTGGACTCAGGGATCTACCCTTGCCTTTGCAAGGCTGGGCCCAGTAGATGGGCTCAGTCGGGATAGAAGCACATGTGCTCTGTGAGGATCTCCGTGTGGATGGACTGGTCTCTGAAACGCTGGGGGTAGATTGAGAGACTCCAGGCTTTTGGGTCCCAACTCCATTTTCTGCCCACTGAAAGTCATATTCCCCCCCTTTGGAAATCCTAATTCTGTTAGGTATAATGAAAAACGTCAGCAAAAAGCTCAGCAAAGCTTAAGAGAAGGGACGGTTGTCAGCCACAAGGCAGAGGAGGCAACTACCAGCTCTTGTTCCCCaagaggaacacacacacacagagaaccaATCACAGCCTGCTTTCAATGACAGCAGCAGCAAAATCgcaaggaaaaatttaaaagcaggAAAGTGGTCTACCCAAAGGAACAAAATTAGTTGATAGAAACCATCCCTGAAGAATTTCAGACATAAGAATTATTAGAAAGCAACTTTAAGAGAATTGTTTAAAAGTGCTAaaagaggacttctctggtggttcagtagttgaga
Protein-coding sequences here:
- the MAN1B1 gene encoding endoplasmic reticulum mannosyl-oligosaccharide 1,2-alpha-mannosidase; translation: MHPRPAPPGGALALSPGWRPDGGGARGPCWPWRPRPHTPGAGVAVARRRPSQRLGPPSARKTLPEPDLGADPLRVAPGPTSPRGACVKKSSVPQKWKQLSRLQRTVVLFLLAVLMLFGLRSYVHVADEWTAVDSRSAAAWQMRPANPPVLPAPRKAAENPETVAGLSPQKPQRHFRRGPPNLQTRAPDGDTQERRQAQAQRRAEVLGEAGWRAEAQRDGLSWRGAGTKPPQGTEPPGEKAELPPRPSPKAVRFQANPASQNERQKAVVDAFLHAWAGYRKFAWGHDELKPLTRSFSEWFGLGLTLIDALDTMWILGLKKEFQEARKWVSRKLRFQKNVDVNLFESTIRILGGLLSAFHLSGDVLFLTKAEDFGNRLMPAFRTPSKIPYSFVNIGTGVAHPPRWTSDSTVAEVTSIQLEFRELSRLTGDKKFQAAAEEVTRRVHALRGKLDGLVPMFISTNSGSFTHLGMFTLGARADSYYEYLLKQWIQGGKKESQLLEDYLEAVDGIRKHLLAKSEPRKLTFVGELNHGRFSAKMDHLVCFLPGTLALGAHHGLPAEHMELAQALMDTCYQMYRQMETGLSPEIAHFNLHHTKAVKDVQVKAADRHNLLRPETVESLFYLYRLTGDRKYQDWGWEILHSFNTYTRVPSGGYSSISNVQDPRHPQPRDKMESFFLGETLKYLYLLFSDDPDLLSLDTYVFNTEAHPLPIWAPS